In a genomic window of Suricata suricatta isolate VVHF042 chromosome 12, meerkat_22Aug2017_6uvM2_HiC, whole genome shotgun sequence:
- the TIMM13 gene encoding mitochondrial import inner membrane translocase subunit Tim13, translating into MEGGFGSDFGSSGGGGKLDPGLIMEQVKVQIAVANAQELLQRMTDKCFRKCIGKPGGSLDNSEQVRRVGPRGGT; encoded by the exons ATGGAGGGTGGCTTCGGCTCGGACTTCGGGAGCTCCGGCGGCGGCGGCAAACTGGACCCGGGGCTCATCATGGAGCAGGTGAAGGTGCAGATCGCCGTGGCCAACGCGCAGGAGTTGCTGCAG AGGATGACGGACAAGTGCTTCCGGAAGTGCATCGGGAAGCCGGGGGGCTCCCTGGACAATTCGGAGCAGGTGAGGCGCGTGGGGCCGCGGGGAGGCACGTAA